Proteins encoded by one window of Orbaceae bacterium BiB:
- a CDS encoding zinc-ribbon domain-containing protein, translated as MTKVESAINTEGYCPNCHKAMEKQSPRHYYCQTCRQHYYENYTCPICQQMLEQIKGCGAINYLCRTDGLISASKVIFRYQAE; from the coding sequence ATGACCAAGGTCGAATCGGCTATCAATACTGAGGGATATTGTCCTAATTGCCATAAAGCAATGGAAAAACAATCCCCTCGGCACTATTATTGCCAAACATGTCGGCAACACTATTACGAAAATTATACTTGTCCAATTTGTCAGCAAATGCTCGAACAAATAAAGGGATGTGGTGCAATTAATTATTTATGTAGAACTGACGGCTTAATATCAGCAAGCAAAGTTATATTTCGCTATCAGGCGGAATAA